The following are encoded in a window of Amaranthus tricolor cultivar Red isolate AtriRed21 chromosome 2, ASM2621246v1, whole genome shotgun sequence genomic DNA:
- the LOC130805093 gene encoding transcription factor SPEECHLESS, whose amino-acid sequence MGDNNIANLFEEQDHLGDPTFSGLATSQDDDLFSIFDALESLRETSTMGGGGGGCGGDEDSTTKGFMFQDFSETEAEFDAFEAEVGDNEHEQPKSKRAKISSSDENGVVGGEGTKVSHITVERNRRKQMNEHLSVLRSLMPCFYVKRGDQASIIGGVVDYISELQQLLQSLEAKKQRKVYNEVLSPRLVSSPRTLPQVLSPRKPPLSPRLNLPISPRTPQPSSPYRARMNFSPSLATPIDLSPSSSSSSLNDCVANELVANSRSPMAEVEVKFSGPNLLVKTVSPRIPGQILKIISILEYLSLEILHINISTIEETMLNAFTIKIGIECQLSAEELAHQIQQTFCSTPLFN is encoded by the exons atgggtgATAATAATATTGCAAATTTGTTTGAAGAACAAGATCATTTAGGAGATCCAACATTTTCAGGACTTGCAACATCACAAGATGATGATTTATTTAGCATCTTTGATGCATTAGAGAGTTTACGAGAAACGTCGACGatgggtggtggtggtggtggttgtGGTGGTGATGAAGATTCAACAACAAAAGGTTTTATGTTTCAAGATTTTTCTGAAACTGAAGCTGAATTTGATGCTTTTGAAGCTGAAGTAGGTGATAATGAACATGAACAACCTAAGAGTAAGAGAGCTAAGATTAGTAGCTCAGATGAAAATGGAGTAGTTGGAGGGGAAGGTACTAAAGTATCTCATATAACTGTTGAAAGAAATAGAAGGAAACAAATGAATGAACATCTTTCGGTTTTGCGTTCTCTCATGCCTTGCTTCTATGTCAAAAGG GGTGATCAAGCATCAATAATAGGAGGTGTGGTGGATTATATAAGTGAATTGCAACAACTTCTTCAATCACTTGAAGCCAAGAAGCAAAGAAAGGTTTATAATGAAGTACTTAGTCCTAGACTTGTTTCAAGTCCAAGGACATTACCACAAGTATTAAGCCCTAGAAAACCACCCTTAAGTCCTAGACTTAATCTTCCTATAAGTCCAAGAACTCCTCAACCAAGTAGTCCTTATAGGGCAAGAATGAATTTTTCTCCTTCATTAGCTACTCCTATTGATCTTTCTCCTAGTTCTTCAAGCTCTTCACTTAATGATTGTGTTGCTAATGAGCTTGTAGCAAACTCGAGATCTCCAATGGCAGAGGTGGAAGTAAAATTTTCTGGCCCAAATCTTTTGGTTAAGACAGTTTCTCCAAGAATTCCAGGGCAAATTCTAAAGATTATTTCGATCCTCGAATATCTTTCCCTCGAGATTCTTCATATCAATATTAGTACTATTGAAGAAACTATGCTCAACGCCTTTACTATCAAG ATTGGAATTGAATGCCAGCTCAGTGCTGAAGAACTTGCTCACCAAATCCAACAAACATTCTGCTCCACACcactttttaattaa